The proteins below are encoded in one region of Epinephelus lanceolatus isolate andai-2023 chromosome 7, ASM4190304v1, whole genome shotgun sequence:
- the cdhr2 gene encoding cadherin-related family member 2 isoform X2: protein MSSDMRGITGSMFLLCLISLTNANTSPTINGLVHHVCEDTPIGAYAFSINATDADNDRLTYALTEPNAAYFAVNSATGDVSVKRELDREASNVMPLGVTVSDGLNSISRTLNIILNDTNDSKPIFLQAAYDASVQENATVGTSLFRVQATDADTSSAGVVKYSIDEVTPNDGFSLFSISATTGEVRLSGRLNFTALSTFYRLKINATDGGGQCYFTDTKFHSSTVFSIITVVDVPDLDPLFIGIPYIGRVEENSRPGLSVFTVTAIDQDLEVNDDIIYTIEDSTAEGLFTISPTDGIISVLSNIDREAIGDSVTLTVKATEVNKNIHGIHASTTADVQISIIDVNDNPPEFYMCGHSCVNESHFTGEVIEHLSSVSFNMTVKDLDKISKTKLTLEGEDKDVFSVEPTTTMSTSIVQLLVKQPQKLDYEVTQQMVLQIIAIDEDEPTLRSTATVTINIKDANDNSPKFPQDTYKLTVPEHSPVGTILANITAEDPDTMDQGNITYRLLPDSILLYFDVEEYTGTVYVKNASLVDREVRSLYSATLQARDTEGKPGSTVLEITLTDINDQPPVINREYYREFVKEGEDLKVTIEATDADDADSVNSQIVYAIEPSRFSDNFTIDPNTNVLRNVGVLDREALDPELGGIIEVNVTATDKGTPPLSDVVTVIINIEDINDNTPQFKASSYNFSVKEGDKGAFVGCVHAVDLDQTKEFNRISFSIIEGSFGSFIIRTFADERGYSGNITVDPDIELDYESAHKHYKLRVEAADMDQNKAVVTADVHIIDVNDERPEFLPVGPVEVDENTTISGAVGNFTAVDKDGNHSLVYELVSMKCRCEGSWTPCSWFILDPTGDVRVNPEHTVDYEQCDEVEIEAQVVDEYTEKGENNSVKTAKMEIDIKDINDNTPEFILSDLVFVVVSEKTSKGTTVARVTATDRDSGLNRQIKFQVTAVQFQETNKDPTNKKLLFKAETTNDGDVYKGIIQTTEGLDRSLKGKYLVTVNATDTGNLSNSTILEIITVDESFKVELEFRSSKAEVEENEIKITNALQFATKAKVEITAIRVNSAETVRAAGQTIVEAYFVYLNGTALSSTEVEKIISDPEHSSVLIGLGLSDIGKTSAVVEETNPVQYVLLGIVAGLVIVLAVLTTSLMCTRRNYRRKLKAAKAMNSASMVTSDNQKSGPVVPGTNKYTMEGANPVLNLNIDTTMVLDMDEESSDVDKVSLNSLDYSSDVTFSEKDRPMMIQEEEEEEEKDSGPPEYIEPLGAALAQRGKKKGSDNPRVGYDNPAFSTTDL from the exons AATGCCGCATATTTCGCAGTAAACAGTGCCACTGGAGATGTGTCAGTCAAAAGGGAACTAGACAGAGAG gCCTCTAATGTAATGCCGCTTGGAGTTACTGTCTCTGATGGTCTCAATAGT ATAAGCAGAACcttaaatataatattaaacGATACCAACGACAGCAAACCCATTTTCCTGCAAGCGGCATATGATGCTTCGGTCCAAGAA AATGCCACAGTAGGTACATCTCTGTTTAGGGTGCAGGCAACAGATGCAGACACTTCAAGTGCTGGTGTTGTTAAATACAGCATTGATGAA GTCACTCCAAATGATGGCTTCAGTCTTTTCAGCATCTCAGCCACAACTGGGGAAGTCAGATTAAGTGGACGTCTGAATTTTACTGCGCTGAGCACTTTCTATCGGCTGAAGATTAACGCAACT GATGGTGGAGGCCAGTGTTATTTTACTGACACCAAATTCCACTCAAGCACTGTTTTTTCCATCATTACGGTTGTGGATGTGCCAGACCTTGACCCACTGTTCATTGGTATTCCCTACATCGGGAGAGTTGAAGAGAATTCTCGACCG GGCCTGTCTGTGTTTACAGTGACTGCCATAGACCAGGACTTAGAAGTCAATGATGATATCATCTATACCATTGAAG ATTCCACAGCAGAGGGCTTGTTTACAATCTCTCCAACTGATGGCATCATATCTGTGTTGTCAAACATTGACAGAGAAGCTATCGGTGACAGTGTTACCCTGACTGTAAAG GCTACTGAGGTTAATAAAAACATCCACGGGATCCATGCCAGCACCACAGCAGATGTACAGATCAGCATCATCGACGTCAATGACAACCCGCCGGAGTTTTACATGTGTGGACACTCCTGTGTAAATGAGAGTCACTTCACAGGAGAGGTCATTGAGCACTTGAGCTCTGTTTCCTTCAACATGACTGTCAAAGATCTGGATAAG ATTTCCAAAACTAAACTAACCCTGGAGGGGGAAGACAAGGACGTGTTTTCCGTAGAACCCACAACCACCATGTCAACCAGCATCGTTCAGCTTCTGGTCAAGCAGCCCCAAAAACTGGATTATGAAGTGACACAGCAAATGGTTCTACAA ATCATTGCCATAGATGAAGATGAACCCACCCTCCGCTCCACTGCTACAGTTACTATTAACATCAAGGACGCTAATGACAACAGCCCCAAGTTTCCACAGGACACATATAAGTTGACGGTGCCTGAGCACTCTCCTGTTGGGACAATATTGGCCAACATTACT GCAGAGGATCCTGACACAATGGATCAAGGCAACATCACCTACAGACTTCTTCCAGACAGCAT CCTACTGTATTTTGACGTGGAAGAATATACAGGCACGGTTTACGTGAAGAATGCTAGTCTGGTGGATCGTGAGGTCAGATCTCTGTATTCGGCCACTCTGCAGgccagagacacagagggcaAGCCAGGGTCAACAGTGCTGGAGATCACTTTGACTGACATCAACGACCAACCCCCAGTCATCAACAGAGAGTATTACAGGGAGTTTGTTAAAGAGGGTGAAGACCTTAAAGTTACAATTGAG GCTACTGATGCAGATGATGCTGATTCAGTAAACAGCCAAATCGTGTATGCAATCGAACCAAGCAGGTTCAGTGATAACTTCACCATCGACCCTAACACCAATGTGTTAAGAAACGTAGGTGTGCTTGATCGTGAGGCCCTGGACCCAGAGCTGGGCGGTATAATCGAGGTCAATGTGACAGCTACTGACAAGGGTACTCCCCCATTGAGCGACGTGGTCACAGTTATCATCAATATAGAG GATATCAATGACAACACACCACAGTTCAAAGCCTCCTCTTACAATTTTTCCGTCAAAGAAGGAGATAAAG GTGCCTTTGTGGGTTGTGTTCATGCTGTGGATTTGGACCAAACGAAGGAATTTAACCGCATTTCTTTCAGTATCATTGAAGGAAGCTTTGGTAGCTTCATCATTCGCACCTTTGCAGATGAGCGGGGTTACAGTGGAAACATCACTGTGGACCCTGACATTGAGCTGGACTACGAGAGTGCCCACAAGCATTACAAACTGCGGGTAGAGGCAGCAGATATGGATCAGAATAAAGCTGTGGTGACAGCGGATGTCCACATCATTGACGTGAATGATGAGAGGCCAGAGTTCTTGCCAGTAGGCCCTGTGGAAGTGGATGAGAACACCACCATCAGTGGGGCTGTTGGCAACTTCACAGCAGTGGACAAAGATGGAAACCACTCACTGGTCTATGAGCTGGTATCCATGAAATGCAGATGTGAAGGCTCTTGGACACCTTGCAGCTGGTTTATCCTGGATCCAACGGGGGATGTCAGAGTCAACCCTGAGCACACAGTGGATTATGAACAATGTGACGAGGTGGAGATAGAAGCTCAGGTGGTCGACGAATACACAGAGAAAGGAGAAAACAACAGTGTCAAAACAG CAAAAATGGAGATTGACATTAAAGACATCAACGACAACACTCCTGAATTCATTTTGTCAGATCTGGTATTCG TTGTGGTGTCAGAAAAAACAAGTAAGGGGACAACAGTTGCAAGAGTCACT GCTACAGACCGTGACTCTGGACTAAATAGGCAGATTAAGTTCCAAGTAACAGCAGTCCAATTTCAAGAAACCAACAAAGACCCAACCAACAAGAAGTTGCTGTTCAAAGCTGAAACCACAAATGACGGTGACGTTTATAAAGGAATTATTCA AACTACCGAGGGGCTTGATAGGTCCCTGAAAGGGAAGTATTTAGTAACAGTGAATGCAACTGACACCGGTAACCTCTCAAACAGCACCATACTGGAG ATTATCACAGTTGATGAATCATTTAAAGTGGAACTTGAATTCAGATCTTCCAAAGCCGAAGTCgaagaaaatgaaattaaaatcacAAA TGCGCTTCAATTTGCCACCAAGGCCAAGGTTGAAATTACTGCAATCAGGGTGAACAGTGCTGAAACCGTAAG GGCTGCAGGTCAGACTATCGTAGAGGCATATTTTGTCTACTTGAACGGGACTGCTCTCAGCTCGACTGAAGTGGAAAAGATCATCTCTGATCCTGAACACTCTTCTGTGCTCATAGGGCTCGGCCTCTCGGACATT GGGAAGACATCGGCGGTAGTAGAAGAAACAAACCCTGTGCAGTACGTTCTGCTGGGGATAGTGGCGGGCCTCGTCATCGTGCTGGCTGTTCTCACCACTTCATTGATGTGCACTCgcagaaa CTACAGGAGGAAGCTGAAGGCGGCTAAAGCCATGAACtctgcatccatggtgacttCTGACAACCAGAAAAGTGGTCCTGTGGTGCCTGGGACCAACAAGTACACCATGGAGGG GGCTAATCCTGTCCTCAACCTCAACATCGACACGACCATGGTCCTGGACATGGACGAGGAGAGCTCAGATGTGGACAAAGTCAG CCTCAACTCCCTGGACTACAGCAGTGATGTGACCTTTTCTGAAAAGGATAGGCCCATG ATGatccaggaggaggaggaggaggaggagaaagacagTGGGCCACCCGAGTACATCGAGCCTCTGGGTGCAGCACTTGCCCAGCGGGGCAAGAAGAAAGGCTCCGACAATCCTCGCGTGGGTTACGATAACCCCGCATTCAGCACTACAGACCTGTGA
- the cdhr2 gene encoding cadherin-related family member 2 isoform X1, which translates to MSSDMRGITGSMFLLCLISLTNANTSPTINGLVHHVCEDTPIGAYAFSINATDADNDRLTYALTEPNAAYFAVNSATGDVSVKRELDREASNVMPLGVTVSDGLNSISRTLNIILNDTNDSKPIFLQAAYDASVQENATVGTSLFRVQATDADTSSAGVVKYSIDEVTPNDGFSLFSISATTGEVRLSGRLNFTALSTFYRLKINATDGGGQCYFTDTKFHSSTVFSIITVVDVPDLDPLFIGIPYIGRVEENSRPGLSVFTVTAIDQDLEVNDDIIYTIEDSTAEGLFTISPTDGIISVLSNIDREAIGDSVTLTVKATEVNKNIHGIHASTTADVQISIIDVNDNPPEFYMCGHSCVNESHFTGEVIEHLSSVSFNMTVKDLDKISKTKLTLEGEDKDVFSVEPTTTMSTSIVQLLVKQPQKLDYEVTQQMVLQIIAIDEDEPTLRSTATVTINIKDANDNSPKFPQDTYKLTVPEHSPVGTILANITAEDPDTMDQGNITYRLLPDSILLYFDVEEYTGTVYVKNASLVDREVRSLYSATLQARDTEGKPGSTVLEITLTDINDQPPVINREYYREFVKEGEDLKVTIEATDADDADSVNSQIVYAIEPSRFSDNFTIDPNTNVLRNVGVLDREALDPELGGIIEVNVTATDKGTPPLSDVVTVIINIEDINDNTPQFKASSYNFSVKEGDKGAFVGCVHAVDLDQTKEFNRISFSIIEGSFGSFIIRTFADERGYSGNITVDPDIELDYESAHKHYKLRVEAADMDQNKAVVTADVHIIDVNDERPEFLPVGPVEVDENTTISGAVGNFTAVDKDGNHSLVYELVSMKCRCEGSWTPCSWFILDPTGDVRVNPEHTVDYEQCDEVEIEAQVVDEYTEKGENNSVKTAKMEIDIKDINDNTPEFILSDLVFVVVSEKTSKGTTVARVTATDRDSGLNRQIKFQVTAVQFQETNKDPTNKKLLFKAETTNDGDVYKGIIQTTEGLDRSLKGKYLVTVNATDTGNLSNSTILEIITVDESFKVELEFRSSKAEVEENEIKITNALQFATKAKVEITAIRVNSAETVRAAGQTIVEAYFVYLNGTALSSTEVEKIISDPEHSSVLIGLGLSDIGKTSAVVEETNPVQYVLLGIVAGLVIVLAVLTTSLMCTRRNYRRKLKAAKAMNSASMVTSDNQKSGPVVPGTNKYTMEGANPVLNLNIDTTMVLDMDEESSDVDKVSLNSLDYSSDVTFSEKDRPMQMIQEEEEEEEKDSGPPEYIEPLGAALAQRGKKKGSDNPRVGYDNPAFSTTDL; encoded by the exons AATGCCGCATATTTCGCAGTAAACAGTGCCACTGGAGATGTGTCAGTCAAAAGGGAACTAGACAGAGAG gCCTCTAATGTAATGCCGCTTGGAGTTACTGTCTCTGATGGTCTCAATAGT ATAAGCAGAACcttaaatataatattaaacGATACCAACGACAGCAAACCCATTTTCCTGCAAGCGGCATATGATGCTTCGGTCCAAGAA AATGCCACAGTAGGTACATCTCTGTTTAGGGTGCAGGCAACAGATGCAGACACTTCAAGTGCTGGTGTTGTTAAATACAGCATTGATGAA GTCACTCCAAATGATGGCTTCAGTCTTTTCAGCATCTCAGCCACAACTGGGGAAGTCAGATTAAGTGGACGTCTGAATTTTACTGCGCTGAGCACTTTCTATCGGCTGAAGATTAACGCAACT GATGGTGGAGGCCAGTGTTATTTTACTGACACCAAATTCCACTCAAGCACTGTTTTTTCCATCATTACGGTTGTGGATGTGCCAGACCTTGACCCACTGTTCATTGGTATTCCCTACATCGGGAGAGTTGAAGAGAATTCTCGACCG GGCCTGTCTGTGTTTACAGTGACTGCCATAGACCAGGACTTAGAAGTCAATGATGATATCATCTATACCATTGAAG ATTCCACAGCAGAGGGCTTGTTTACAATCTCTCCAACTGATGGCATCATATCTGTGTTGTCAAACATTGACAGAGAAGCTATCGGTGACAGTGTTACCCTGACTGTAAAG GCTACTGAGGTTAATAAAAACATCCACGGGATCCATGCCAGCACCACAGCAGATGTACAGATCAGCATCATCGACGTCAATGACAACCCGCCGGAGTTTTACATGTGTGGACACTCCTGTGTAAATGAGAGTCACTTCACAGGAGAGGTCATTGAGCACTTGAGCTCTGTTTCCTTCAACATGACTGTCAAAGATCTGGATAAG ATTTCCAAAACTAAACTAACCCTGGAGGGGGAAGACAAGGACGTGTTTTCCGTAGAACCCACAACCACCATGTCAACCAGCATCGTTCAGCTTCTGGTCAAGCAGCCCCAAAAACTGGATTATGAAGTGACACAGCAAATGGTTCTACAA ATCATTGCCATAGATGAAGATGAACCCACCCTCCGCTCCACTGCTACAGTTACTATTAACATCAAGGACGCTAATGACAACAGCCCCAAGTTTCCACAGGACACATATAAGTTGACGGTGCCTGAGCACTCTCCTGTTGGGACAATATTGGCCAACATTACT GCAGAGGATCCTGACACAATGGATCAAGGCAACATCACCTACAGACTTCTTCCAGACAGCAT CCTACTGTATTTTGACGTGGAAGAATATACAGGCACGGTTTACGTGAAGAATGCTAGTCTGGTGGATCGTGAGGTCAGATCTCTGTATTCGGCCACTCTGCAGgccagagacacagagggcaAGCCAGGGTCAACAGTGCTGGAGATCACTTTGACTGACATCAACGACCAACCCCCAGTCATCAACAGAGAGTATTACAGGGAGTTTGTTAAAGAGGGTGAAGACCTTAAAGTTACAATTGAG GCTACTGATGCAGATGATGCTGATTCAGTAAACAGCCAAATCGTGTATGCAATCGAACCAAGCAGGTTCAGTGATAACTTCACCATCGACCCTAACACCAATGTGTTAAGAAACGTAGGTGTGCTTGATCGTGAGGCCCTGGACCCAGAGCTGGGCGGTATAATCGAGGTCAATGTGACAGCTACTGACAAGGGTACTCCCCCATTGAGCGACGTGGTCACAGTTATCATCAATATAGAG GATATCAATGACAACACACCACAGTTCAAAGCCTCCTCTTACAATTTTTCCGTCAAAGAAGGAGATAAAG GTGCCTTTGTGGGTTGTGTTCATGCTGTGGATTTGGACCAAACGAAGGAATTTAACCGCATTTCTTTCAGTATCATTGAAGGAAGCTTTGGTAGCTTCATCATTCGCACCTTTGCAGATGAGCGGGGTTACAGTGGAAACATCACTGTGGACCCTGACATTGAGCTGGACTACGAGAGTGCCCACAAGCATTACAAACTGCGGGTAGAGGCAGCAGATATGGATCAGAATAAAGCTGTGGTGACAGCGGATGTCCACATCATTGACGTGAATGATGAGAGGCCAGAGTTCTTGCCAGTAGGCCCTGTGGAAGTGGATGAGAACACCACCATCAGTGGGGCTGTTGGCAACTTCACAGCAGTGGACAAAGATGGAAACCACTCACTGGTCTATGAGCTGGTATCCATGAAATGCAGATGTGAAGGCTCTTGGACACCTTGCAGCTGGTTTATCCTGGATCCAACGGGGGATGTCAGAGTCAACCCTGAGCACACAGTGGATTATGAACAATGTGACGAGGTGGAGATAGAAGCTCAGGTGGTCGACGAATACACAGAGAAAGGAGAAAACAACAGTGTCAAAACAG CAAAAATGGAGATTGACATTAAAGACATCAACGACAACACTCCTGAATTCATTTTGTCAGATCTGGTATTCG TTGTGGTGTCAGAAAAAACAAGTAAGGGGACAACAGTTGCAAGAGTCACT GCTACAGACCGTGACTCTGGACTAAATAGGCAGATTAAGTTCCAAGTAACAGCAGTCCAATTTCAAGAAACCAACAAAGACCCAACCAACAAGAAGTTGCTGTTCAAAGCTGAAACCACAAATGACGGTGACGTTTATAAAGGAATTATTCA AACTACCGAGGGGCTTGATAGGTCCCTGAAAGGGAAGTATTTAGTAACAGTGAATGCAACTGACACCGGTAACCTCTCAAACAGCACCATACTGGAG ATTATCACAGTTGATGAATCATTTAAAGTGGAACTTGAATTCAGATCTTCCAAAGCCGAAGTCgaagaaaatgaaattaaaatcacAAA TGCGCTTCAATTTGCCACCAAGGCCAAGGTTGAAATTACTGCAATCAGGGTGAACAGTGCTGAAACCGTAAG GGCTGCAGGTCAGACTATCGTAGAGGCATATTTTGTCTACTTGAACGGGACTGCTCTCAGCTCGACTGAAGTGGAAAAGATCATCTCTGATCCTGAACACTCTTCTGTGCTCATAGGGCTCGGCCTCTCGGACATT GGGAAGACATCGGCGGTAGTAGAAGAAACAAACCCTGTGCAGTACGTTCTGCTGGGGATAGTGGCGGGCCTCGTCATCGTGCTGGCTGTTCTCACCACTTCATTGATGTGCACTCgcagaaa CTACAGGAGGAAGCTGAAGGCGGCTAAAGCCATGAACtctgcatccatggtgacttCTGACAACCAGAAAAGTGGTCCTGTGGTGCCTGGGACCAACAAGTACACCATGGAGGG GGCTAATCCTGTCCTCAACCTCAACATCGACACGACCATGGTCCTGGACATGGACGAGGAGAGCTCAGATGTGGACAAAGTCAG CCTCAACTCCCTGGACTACAGCAGTGATGTGACCTTTTCTGAAAAGGATAGGCCCATG CAGATGatccaggaggaggaggaggaggaggagaaagacagTGGGCCACCCGAGTACATCGAGCCTCTGGGTGCAGCACTTGCCCAGCGGGGCAAGAAGAAAGGCTCCGACAATCCTCGCGTGGGTTACGATAACCCCGCATTCAGCACTACAGACCTGTGA